The following proteins are co-located in the Amphiprion ocellaris isolate individual 3 ecotype Okinawa chromosome 7, ASM2253959v1, whole genome shotgun sequence genome:
- the nectin1b gene encoding nectin cell adhesion molecule 1b isoform X6, with translation MALCVGIGVLLLALHIQAGNGQSVQMDSSKSGFVGTQVELRCIFINSNPPVKISQVTWQKLLNGTKQNVAIANPALGVSVLPPFKERVSFKQAAVRHRTPSLEDTTIVFSNLQLSDEAAYICEYTTFPAGNRENMVNLTVFARPMTRMTLTTPTIVARAQKRKMTVATCISANGKPPSVIKWDTRLKGEATFQETRNQNGTVTVRSNYLVAPSRETHKQKLTCIVTYRNEKIADSVVLNVQYEPEVKIEGFDGNWYLNRQNVQLTCRADANPPVTIYQWKLLNGSLPSNVEIRNNTLFFKGPVTYDLAGTYVCDATNGIGTRTGIVDVNITEIPNNQPNEGDEIPQEPHNAGAAIGGAVGGVALLGVAAILLFVFLRRRQRTFKGDYSTKKHVFGNGYSKAGGLPAHPPIPKNLQYPDDSDDEKKPAQIGSTGGFEAGERDFDAEAEDLKRPYFTVDEGESRDYDERTLAFQYDPEPEIADDMISQTDGSVISKKEWYV, from the exons CTGGCAATGGACAGAGTGTACAGATGGACTCCAGTAAGTCCGGCTTCGTGGGTACACAAGTGGAGCTGCGCTGCATTTTCATCAACAGCAACCCGCCGGTGAAGATCTCTCAAGTCACCTGGCAGAAGCTGCTCAACGGCACCAAGCAGAACGTGGCCATCGCCAACCCGGCGCTGGGCGTGTCCGTCCTGCCGCCCTTCAAGGAGCGGGTGAGCTTCAAGCAGGCGGCGGTTCGTCATCGCACGCCATCGCTGGAGGACACCACCATCGTGTTCTCCAACCTGCAGCTGTCCGACGAGGCCGCCTACATCTGCGAGTACACCACGTTTCCCGCAGGCAACCGGGAGAACATGGTCAACCTCACCGTGTTTG CTCGGCCCATGACACGTATGACCTTGACGACTCCGACGATCGTTGCCAGGGCCCAGAAGCGCAAGATGACCGTTGCCACTTGCATATCGGCCAATGGGAAGCCACCGAGCGTGATCAAATGGGACACCAGGTTGAAAGGCGAAGCCACTTTCCAGGAGACCCGCAACCAAAACGGGACGGTGACGGTACGGAGCAACTACCTGGTGGCGCCGAGCCGCGAGACCCACAAACAGAAGCTCACGTGCATCGTGACGTACCGCAACGAGAAGATCGCGGACAGCGTGGTGCTCAATGTACAAT ATGAACCCGAGGTGAAGATCGAGGGGTTTGATGGAAATTGGTACCTGAACCGTCAGAATGTTCAGCTGACCTGCAGGGCTGATGCTAACCCCCCTGTCACGATCTACCAGTGGAAACT CTTGAATGGCTCCCTGCCCAGCAATGTGGAGATCAGAAACAACACCCTGTTCTTCAAGGGCCCGGTGACCTACGACCTGGCGGGAACGTACGTCTGTGACGCCACCAATGGCATCGGGACCCGCACCGGCATCGTGGACGTCAACATCACGG AAATCCCTAACAACCAGCCAAATGAGGGCGATGAGATCCCGCAGGAGCCGCACAATGCCGGCGCCGCCATCGGGGGCGCCGTGGGGGGAGTAGCCCTGTTGGGTGTGGCGGCCATACTGCTCTTCGTATTCCTGCGCCGCCGCCAGCGCACCTTCAAGGGAGACTACAGCACCAAGAAACACGTGTTCGGAAACGGCTACAGCAAGGCCGGCGGGCTGCCCGCTCACCCGCCGATCCCCAAGAACCTGCAGTACCCGGACGACTCGGACGACGAGAAGAAGCCCGCCCAGATCGGCAGCACCGGAGGGTTCGAGGCCGGCGAGCGCGATTTTGACGCCGAAGCAGAGGACCTGAAGAGGCCCTATTTCACTGTGGATGAAGGGGAGAGCCGAGATTATGACGAGCGGACTCTGGCCTTCCAGTATGACCCTGAACCTGAAATAGCCGACGATATGATCTCTCAAACCGATGGCTCTGTCATTTCTAAGAAAGAGTGGTATGTGTAG